A window of Pseudoalteromonas sp. MEBiC 03607 genomic DNA:
ACTCAGAACCTAAGCCATCGATCTCCATTAAATCGGTATAACGAATTTCAGGACGGCGGATCAGATCTTCAAGGCTCGCTTCACGAGTCAGTGGCGTTTTTAATAACGCATTTACTTGATCGACAGCAACGTGATCTTTGTGGATCCACGTTTCTTTTAAACGTTGAGTTTCTTTTTCGATGATTTCCATTTTTTCGTTAAAGGCAGCCCAACGAGCATCATCAACTAAACCAAGTTCACGACCTTTTGCAGTTAAACGAATATCAGCATTGTCTTCACGAAGTAATAAACGGTATTCAGCACGGCTAGTAAACATACGGTACGGTTCTTTAGTACCTAATGTTGCTAGGTCATCAATTAGTACGCCTGTGTATGCTTCATCACGGCGTGGTGTCCAAGACTCTTTTCCTTGTACTTGTAATGCCGCGTTCATACCAGCAATTAAGCCTTGCGCGCCAGCTTCTTCATAACCCGTTGTACCATTGATTTGGCCTGCGAAGAATAAACCATTAATAAACTTAGTTTCTAATGACTGTTTTAAGTCGCGCGGATCAAAGAAATCATATTCAATTGCGTAACCAGGACGACAAATATGTGCATTTTCAAAACCAGTGATTGATTGCACAATTTCAAGTTGTACATCAAACGGTAAACTCGTAGAGATACCATTTGGATATAATTCGTATGATGTTAAACCTTCTGGTTCAACAAAGATTTGATGTTTGTCTTTATCAGCAAAACGTACGATCTTATCTTCAATTGAAGGGCAGTAACGAGGACCAATACCTTCAATAACACCTGAATACATAGGTGAACGATGTAGGTTGTTGCGGATCACATCATGAGTTTTTTCATTTGTATAGGTAATGTAGCACGGGATCTGCTGTGGGTGATCTGACTGTTTACCCATAAACGAGAATACCGGCGTTGGAGTATCACCTGGCTGTTCTTGCATCTTGCTAAAATCAACAGTGCGTGCATCGATACGAGGAGGCGTGCCTGTTTTTAAGCGGTCAACACGAAATGGTAGTTCACGTAAGCGCTCTGCAAGTGCAATTGAAGGTGGATCACCAGCACGACCCCCTTTGAAATTCTCTAAACCAATATGGATCTGACCACCTAAGAAAGTACCTACAGTAAGTACAACTGATGGGGCACTAAAACGAAGACCCATTTGTGTTACCACACCCATTACACGATCGCCTTCAACAATCAGATCGTCACATGATTGCTGGAAGATCTTTAAATTTTCTTGATGTTGTAAAGTGTGTTGGATAGCGGCTTTATACAAAGCACGGTCAGCTTGCGCACGTGTAGCACGAACAGCAGGGCCTTTAGATGAGTTTAAAGTACGAAATTGAATACCGCCTTTATCGATTGCTTGTGCCATAGCACCACCTAGAGCATCGATCTCTTTTACTAAATGGCCTTTACCAATACCGCCAATTGCCGGGTTACAAGACATTTGACCAAGGGTATCCATATTATGAGTTAGCAATAGGGTATTCATGCCCATGCGAGCAGATGCTAATGCAGCTTCAGTACCTGCATGTCCACCACCTACAACAATAACATCAAAACGTTCGTGAAAAATCATTTATGGGATCCTACTTAATCGACCAGCAAAACTTTGTAAAGGGAGCGTATTCTACCTAGAAATTTAGAGAAGATAAATGATTAAACAGTACTCAAGATCTAAGTGGGTGATCTCTAATAATATAAAGGATCTTTTAAAGAGATCTTTTATTATTTTTACTACTAGTAACGGCTAGATCTGTTGATAATGTTTGCTTTACTATTTAAAACATGATCTTAACGCAGATCTAAAGGTGTTAATATGATCGGATCTTACGGGGAACAAGCTTTGATCAAAAGGGCTATTTATACACAGGGCAATATCGAGTGGATCTTATCCAAGGGATAAACTACCTTAAAATCGCAGTTAGATCAGTGTTTATCCACAATTCGATCTAAATTATCAGTAAATTGTTGATAACTTTTAAAACACGATCATCATCGATCGGCTTAATTAAGTCCCACCGCTTCGATCCAGCTTGGCAACCAAGCCAATGCTGTGTCCTCGGGTAGTTCTTCATCTAGAATATTAAGCTCTAAGCGCGTTGCCACCCGTGTTGCACCTTTACTTGCTAATAACTCATCTAGGTTACGAGCAGCATAGTTATAAGTGTCGTAACTGGTGTCACCCAAACCGATCACACTGTAGTTTAATTCTTTTAGATCAACTTGTTGGTTAACTGATTCAATAAATGGCAATAAATTATCTGGATAGTCTCCGGCGCCATAAGTTGAAGTGCATAACAACCAGATTGTGTCTTGCTGATCAATATCATCAAATACCGGCTGCTCATGCAGCTTAACTTGGATCCCTTGTTGTTCAAGGGCTTCAGCGAGCTGTTCTGCCACGTACTCTGCCGATCCCATTTGGCTGCCAACGATGATATTTACTGATTGCATGTGTTTGATCATGTATAGAAATAAGTGGCCACATGATAACGAACTTAGGATGTGAGTAAAGCGTTGAATTACGATCTGAATAAGTTTTTATGGTTAAAATACGTGCTTAAACTTATTTGTTTTTACAATTTGCTGTTTTTAATAGTTTTTTTAAATTTTTAGCGAATTTAACCCTTTGATCAAGCTGTTAATAATTTTGGGGAAAGTTCTGATCAAGTTTGATTTTGTAAACTGTATAACTTTGCTAAGTTATTGATCTTTAGTCGTCGCAAAGAGAAAGATTGGTTAGATCTGTAAGTCGTGCTGAGTGTGATCGTTTTGTGGATAGATCGCTTGTTGATAACGATCGGTTTGTAAATTGTGATCAATAAAATAGATCGAAAAAAACTTAAAACAGCACATATAAAGGCCGTTTTTAAGAAAATTAATTATAAAAAATGGCTGTTGATCATCAGCGAGCTCAAATATCAGCGATTTTTTATGATCAAATCAGCTTTCAGATCTAAAAATATCCCAAATGTGGATAACATTTTTAGCCAAACTCGATCTTAAAAGCTGTTTTGATCTGATTTTTTTGTTTACCAAGTTAACTTTCGAGCTGAATTAAGGTGCTTTTAATTGTATTAACCACTAGATCATAGAGCGAATTACCCAATGAAAAACGTTTAGCGCCACCAGCGAAAGCCGCTTTTGCTGAGTTAAAATTGCTCATTGCCATCACATTTAGTGGCATATCTATCGCGTTTGTTAAGCTGGTTATTTGCTCTATGTTTGTAAGGCCAGGTACAAATAGACCATCTGCACCAGCATTTTGATAGGCTTTTGCGCGTTCTAATGTTGCTTGAAAAGGGCGATCACTAACAAAGAAGGTATCGGTTCTGGCGTTGATAAATAAACTACCGAAGCCATTTTCGTTAAGTACTTTCTTTATCTCACTAATAATGGTGCATTGCTGTTCGATAGATCTCAGTGCATTAGTGTCTTTGTTTGAGTCTTCAATGTTGATACCTACAATCCCTAATCTTGCTAACGCTAAAACGTTTTGGCTAATTTGCAGCGGATCGTTACTGTAGCCTGACTCTATATCGACAGTGAGTGGAATGTGTATGTGTTTAGTCAAGCTTTTAACCAGCGCTAATTGAGTTTGAAAAGAGATGTTTTCACCATCCGCTAAACCCAAGCTGGCAGCAATGCCCCAGCTGGTTGTTGCTAGGGCTTTAGCCCCCCGCAGCTTGAATGAATTGTGCAGAACTAAGATCCCACGCATTAGCAAGTACAAAGCCTGTTGGCTGGTGGTGTAGTTGGTGAAATTGTTGATATTTGTTCATGATGTCCTCCGTTTAATGACATCACTAGACTAATTGAAACTGAGTTTAATACTGGCTGGTTTCGGCCCTGAACCGATAATTGATTGCTGGATTAAAAATAAAAAAGAGCCTTGCGACTCTTTTTATAATATTGATGACCGGAATTTATTTACCGATACAGAACGAACTAAAGATTTTCCCTAGCAAGTCATCAGAAGTAAATTCACCCGTTATCTCATTTAAGAACTGTTGAGTTAGGCGTAACTCTTCAGCCAAGATCTCACCAGCAATATGCATCTCTAGTTGCTCTTTACCTGTGTTTAAATGATAGGCTGCGTGGTCCAGTGCGTCTAAGTGACGACGGCGTGCCATGAATCCACCTTCAGTTGCCCCTTGAAAACCTATACATGCCTTTAAGTGAGTACGAACTAACTCTATACCTTCAGCATTTTTAGCACTTAAACGGATCACAGGATATTGATCATGCTCATCCATACCGACACTTTCGCCGGAAATATCGGCTTTATTACGGATCACAGTAACACCCATTCCCTCTGGTAACTTGGCCATAAACTCTGGCCAAATATCATGGGGATCAGTGGCTGATGTATCTGTGCCGTCTAACATAAATAGTACGCGATCGGCTTGGTTAATTTCGTCCCATGCGCGCTCAATACCAATTTGCTCTACTTTATCTGGGCTTTCACGTAGGCCTGCGGTATCAATAATATGCAGTGGCATACCATCAATGTGGATATGTTCACGTAATACGTCACGTGTTGTACCTGCTATTTCGGTAACGATGGCTGCATCACGGCCAGCTAATGCATTGAGTAGACTTGATTTACCAGCGTTAGGGCGACCCGCAATAACAACACGCATACCTTCACGCATGATGCTACCTTGTTTAGCTTGCTGAGTTACATTATCGAGTTGATCAATAATGGCATCAAGATCTGCTGAAACTTTACCGTCTGATAAAAAGTCGATTTCTTCATCAGGAAAATCAATCGCGGCTTCTACATACATACGTAGGTGAATGACTTTTTCCACCAGCGTTTCGATATGTTTAGAAAATTCACCTTGCAGTGATTGTAGGGCGCTTTTTGCTGCCTGTTCACTGGTTGCATTGATAAGGTCAGCAATTGCCTCTGCCTGAGTTAAATCAAGCTTGTCATTCATAAATGCGCGCTCAGAGAACTCACCCGGTTTTGCTAAACGTACACCGTCAATTTGGCTAATTTCTTTTAATAGCATATCAAGTACAACAGGGCCGCCATGACCTTGTAGTTCAAGTACGTCTTCACCGGTAAATGAATTTGGCCCTTGGAAGTAAATAGCAATACCTTGGTCAAGCTGTTCACCGCTCAAGCTTTTAAATGGCACATAGTCTGCGTAACGTGTTTTAGGACAACGGCCAATAATGTGCTCTGCCACTGTTTTAGCTAAGCTGCCAGAGACGCGAATAATACCAACCCCACCACGTCCTGGTGCGGTCGCTTGTGCTGCAATTGTGTCTTGATTAATCATGCGATGAAATAATGCCACTAAAAGAATGAATGCTGGCTCTATTGTAACCTATGGCTTAATTTCATGCGAATAGCTGTTTGAGTAATGAAATAGCAAAAGTTTGATGTAAGTAATACTTTATTTAGCTTTAATTAATAATAAATCGCCATTGCAAATGATAATTATATTCATTACCATATTGCGCATTCTAAATCTTATCGTTTTTTATTATGCGTCTTTCTGCTGTTTTTATTGCACTTGCTGCTGGTTTTTCGGGCGTTGCCCATGCTCAAACTGAAGTGACTACTTCTGATCAAAATGATTCTAAAGAACTCGAAAAAATAGAAGTTGTTGGCCGTGCGTTTTCTTTATATCGACCAACTGAGTCAAGTTTTGCAACTCGTACTAATACACCGTTAGAAAAAATACCTCAGTCAATTCAAATTTTGCCGCAGGAGCTGATTAATGATCAGGCTGCTCGCCAAATTACCGACCTTTATAGCAATATTGCTGGTGTTAATGCCTTTAGTTATTCCGGCGTGACATTTCGTGGTTTTCGCCAAGATGAGATTTTATATGATGGCGTAAAGGGCGACCCTTTCAATGGTTTTGCTGTGCCGCAGTTATTTAATATCGAACAAGTTGCGGTTTTAAAAGGCCCTGCTGGCGCCATTTATGGTAGCGGTAATCCGGGCGGTATTATTAACTATGTAACTAAGAAGCCTAAATTCACTAGTGAGCACAGTATTGAAGTTGAAGTGGGTAATGATGATTTCTTCAGTGGTGCATTAGAAAGCACTGGAACGCTGAGTGAATCACTTGATAACCATGCTTATCGTGTTGGTATCTACCGAGATACTGAAAAACCATTCCGTGCAAATACTAGCAGCGATAATACCATTGTTGATCTTGGATATACGTGGCTTATAAATAGTGCAACTGAATTAACCACGCAGTATACCTATATAGAGCAGGAATTGGGTGGGGCACGTTTACGTGGTGTACCTGCTGATGATAATGGCAATTTTCTAACTGATATTAGCTGGAACCATAACGAGGCAACAGACTTTCAAAATGTTGAAGCGCATGTTTATCAGGCGACTTTAAAACACGATTTTAATGATGTTTGGCGTACAGATGTCACGGCACGATATTTTGATAACAAAGAAGTGCAAAACTACCATGAGCCAAGAGGTCTAGTAGATACTAACGACGACGGTATTGTTGATTGGAGTCATCGCGAGTTTCGTGATCAAGTACGTGAAAACAACGGCTTTAGTTTAACTGCCAATGCGATTGCGGAGTTTGCATTTGCCAACATGCAGCATCAAGTACTGTTTGGTAGTGACTGGTATGAACATGATTTTGAAAGTGTTTACCGTACAGCTACGCAGCAAAGTAAAGGTGGTCCAGTTCCTGGTCTTGATCTTAACGATCCTGAATATGGTTTAACCTCTGCCGATGATTATGATCTTGATAGTATTACACCAAGGCTTGGGAAAACGAATAGCACCCGCTTTGGTGCGTACTTGCAAGACCAACTTGATATCACCGCTAATTGGAGCGTCACAGCTGGCTTAAGATATGACCGTTTTGAAGATAAAGATCTGTTAAATCAAACCGAGTTTTCTGATAGCGATTTAACTTACCGTATTGGTACCAGCTATAACATTAACAATATGTTCTTCCCTTATGCACTGCATGGCACTGGCTTTGTGCCGCAAAGTGCCAGTGATCAAGAAACTGCGAAGGGTGGCCCTTTCTCGCCAGAGACTAGCCGTATTAATGAGTTAGGTTTAAGAACCAAATTATTAGATGACACGCTTGCTGTTAATATGGCTGCATACGATATTGTCCGTGAAAATATCCTGCAACCTAGTTTATTAGGTGATGTTGCGGGTGATGGTGTTGATGACTTAGTT
This region includes:
- the mnmG gene encoding tRNA uridine-5-carboxymethylaminomethyl(34) synthesis enzyme MnmG, which gives rise to MIFHERFDVIVVGGGHAGTEAALASARMGMNTLLLTHNMDTLGQMSCNPAIGGIGKGHLVKEIDALGGAMAQAIDKGGIQFRTLNSSKGPAVRATRAQADRALYKAAIQHTLQHQENLKIFQQSCDDLIVEGDRVMGVVTQMGLRFSAPSVVLTVGTFLGGQIHIGLENFKGGRAGDPPSIALAERLRELPFRVDRLKTGTPPRIDARTVDFSKMQEQPGDTPTPVFSFMGKQSDHPQQIPCYITYTNEKTHDVIRNNLHRSPMYSGVIEGIGPRYCPSIEDKIVRFADKDKHQIFVEPEGLTSYELYPNGISTSLPFDVQLEIVQSITGFENAHICRPGYAIEYDFFDPRDLKQSLETKFINGLFFAGQINGTTGYEEAGAQGLIAGMNAALQVQGKESWTPRRDEAYTGVLIDDLATLGTKEPYRMFTSRAEYRLLLREDNADIRLTAKGRELGLVDDARWAAFNEKMEIIEKETQRLKETWIHKDHVAVDQVNALLKTPLTREASLEDLIRRPEIRYTDLMEIDGLGSEFDNQAALEQVEIHTKYAGYIARQQDEINKQLRHEQTVLPKDFDYSTVSGLSNEVIAKLTDSRPDTIGQASRISGITPAAISLLLVYLKKQGLLRKTA
- the mioC gene encoding FMN-binding protein MioC, which gives rise to MQSVNIIVGSQMGSAEYVAEQLAEALEQQGIQVKLHEQPVFDDIDQQDTIWLLCTSTYGAGDYPDNLLPFIESVNQQVDLKELNYSVIGLGDTSYDTYNYAARNLDELLASKGATRVATRLELNILDEELPEDTALAWLPSWIEAVGLN
- a CDS encoding isocitrate lyase/phosphoenolpyruvate mutase family protein — its product is MRGILVLHNSFKLRGAKALATTSWGIAASLGLADGENISFQTQLALVKSLTKHIHIPLTVDIESGYSNDPLQISQNVLALARLGIVGINIEDSNKDTNALRSIEQQCTIISEIKKVLNENGFGSLFINARTDTFFVSDRPFQATLERAKAYQNAGADGLFVPGLTNIEQITSLTNAIDMPLNVMAMSNFNSAKAAFAGGAKRFSLGNSLYDLVVNTIKSTLIQLES
- a CDS encoding isocitrate lyase/phosphoenolpyruvate mutase family protein is translated as MNKYQQFHQLHHQPTGFVLANAWDLSSAQFIQAAGG
- the mnmE gene encoding tRNA uridine-5-carboxymethylaminomethyl(34) synthesis GTPase MnmE; the encoded protein is MINQDTIAAQATAPGRGGVGIIRVSGSLAKTVAEHIIGRCPKTRYADYVPFKSLSGEQLDQGIAIYFQGPNSFTGEDVLELQGHGGPVVLDMLLKEISQIDGVRLAKPGEFSERAFMNDKLDLTQAEAIADLINATSEQAAKSALQSLQGEFSKHIETLVEKVIHLRMYVEAAIDFPDEEIDFLSDGKVSADLDAIIDQLDNVTQQAKQGSIMREGMRVVIAGRPNAGKSSLLNALAGRDAAIVTEIAGTTRDVLREHIHIDGMPLHIIDTAGLRESPDKVEQIGIERAWDEINQADRVLFMLDGTDTSATDPHDIWPEFMAKLPEGMGVTVIRNKADISGESVGMDEHDQYPVIRLSAKNAEGIELVRTHLKACIGFQGATEGGFMARRRHLDALDHAAYHLNTGKEQLEMHIAGEILAEELRLTQQFLNEITGEFTSDDLLGKIFSSFCIGK
- a CDS encoding TonB-dependent siderophore receptor, which encodes MRLSAVFIALAAGFSGVAHAQTEVTTSDQNDSKELEKIEVVGRAFSLYRPTESSFATRTNTPLEKIPQSIQILPQELINDQAARQITDLYSNIAGVNAFSYSGVTFRGFRQDEILYDGVKGDPFNGFAVPQLFNIEQVAVLKGPAGAIYGSGNPGGIINYVTKKPKFTSEHSIEVEVGNDDFFSGALESTGTLSESLDNHAYRVGIYRDTEKPFRANTSSDNTIVDLGYTWLINSATELTTQYTYIEQELGGARLRGVPADDNGNFLTDISWNHNEATDFQNVEAHVYQATLKHDFNDVWRTDVTARYFDNKEVQNYHEPRGLVDTNDDGIVDWSHREFRDQVRENNGFSLTANAIAEFAFANMQHQVLFGSDWYEHDFESVYRTATQQSKGGPVPGLDLNDPEYGLTSADDYDLDSITPRLGKTNSTRFGAYLQDQLDITANWSVTAGLRYDRFEDKDLLNQTEFSDSDLTYRIGTSYNINNMFFPYALHGTGFVPQSASDQETAKGGPFSPETSRINELGLRTKLLDDTLAVNMAAYDIVRENILQPSLLGDVAGDGVDDLVAVGEVQSKGFELEVVGDITERWVVTASYAYNDTRITKANDSIRNQIPDSDKFANAPQNTLGIWTRYELPSLSSSISAGLDYVDEQLSLGGQRVKPYTIYNMAWQTTVDNWQWQLSVKNLFDKEYASSGFIERTGHFPGEPRRVYLSAKYSF